The segment AGTGTCGATTGGGCACATCtctggttttttgtttttcaaaacagaaAATGATAATAGCTCCTATATTAAATACAAGAATTCTTGGGACTTACCTTAAAATgataatgacttttaaaaactgttaaaaaataattaaggtaTTAAAAATCTTTTACtaccttaaatttaaaaaatttaaaaatggttttgaagaacataagttcatactttttatataagagttactaTATCTTGTATAGTTATcactattttctgtttttaaaaacagaaaatagaatATGTATCTAAACAAGCACTATAGGAAATCATTCTAGGGAACATTAGAATTgattacttgaaaattttcctttgaAGTCTCTTCCAGAACACACCATATTGATCAGGCATCAGTTACTTCAAgagaaagaaattcaaaatatgaGGGTGTGCTTAATAGGACTTGGCAGAATGGATAGCTGTAATGCATGAGTGCAAATGATCATCAATCACAACAACTTCAAGTTTTATTTCAACAAAATGAAGAGGCCTATGATTCTCAAATGAAAGCTTACTAACTGCAGCTTAGATAAGTAATGTTAAGCATAATATTGATGTGATACGTTTATAAAGATGAAAGGCAGAAATAGTTATACAGTATACAAAGAGGAAAGTTACCTCACTTGGGAGCCCTCctgtttttcttaaaatatcaaCAGGTAAGGTTTCAAGAACTCTCACAGGAACAAGTTCCTCAGAATGCCTGTGTCAATCACTATCATCAGTATCGAGAAATTTTTGAATGCACAACCAATATTGtgattgttataataaaattgaactACCATATATAATCAACAGTTCCCATAAACTTGGAGTGGTATGATGTTGCTAAGGGTTCTCCATAATTATCTCTTGTTCTACAGCATCCCTGGGCACATCGCACACCATATATTAGAGGGGAAAAATGATAAGAGATAGAAATGCGCCAAGAGAAATTGACCTAATAGAAATGTCAACAAAAGCATTCCTATTTTTGTTCCCTGTCTTGAACACTCCTTATCCCCGATCAGATGCCAACATAAAATGTAGGATCACAACTTTTTGGAGACTAGTATTCAACAACAGTTATCCATGTAAGACACCAGAAGTCATGGCTCTATCTTTGTCAAAGACAATGAAAGAAACTTCCCAGGGCAAGTTAACTGTGATATTTCCAGAAAGTCACAAGCATTTATTATAAGACTTGAACATCTTACAGGAATGCCATAGTATGCACTACGTAGCTTTAAACAGTGCTGAAGATGAGTAACTCCATCACTGCCAGTGGCAAGTCTTAATTCTTCATTGCTCCATCTATGCACCAATGGCCTTGATCTGGACATGCAAAAGCTAAACTAAATGTAACACTGCTCAATTAACAGAGTGTAAAGCATTTCACATCATGAACTTtactgtttttttctttttatgaggTCATGAACACGGTTAAAATGCATTTGAAATTGAATGTGAATCATGGATGTCAACAGTCACCTCAAGGACTATGCAAAGCACTTCAAGCAATACCTGGATGCATCTTCATTCTGATATCTGTAGGCCCTATGTTGTGACTGATGTTCCACCTGCCCAGAAATTTTTCTGCGATCATGTAACTGGACGTCCAACTGCAATAAATCCCAACATTTTCGCACAAATTTAGAAATCCTCCATTGAAAGAGAAATATAGGTAGGAGGTATATAAAACCTGAGTGCCACAATATTGCATGAGAATATTCAATAAGACAATACCTATGAGCTTGACACAATATGAAAATTTGAGACTCACCTCAGATGAGGCCAGAAACTGATACAGTGCACTCTGACAGCAAGATAAAAACAAGCACAGTTATAAATTAACAAGGAAACCATAAACCCCAACAAAAAGCATTTGATCTGACACTATTCAATTAATAGTTACATCTATCACCTGTGGCATGCTGTTAAGGTCTCCAGCAAGTACAACAGGGATGCAGCCCCATTCTTGTGATAGTTTGTGAGCCTTCTCAAGAAACAGCCGCATCTGCATCATGATTTCACATATATTAACAAACATCACAGAGATCGATGGTATAAGAACACCAACACAGTTCTGATGGGGGATAACTCAAGGCACAACAATTGCATTGACaaaaagaaacattttcaaTCCTTCTTCAGTTTTCGCAAGAAACATATTTTCCCAAGCAAATGTGAGAGGAACAACTTGAAAGTCATCTCAAATTTCAGACCACCTTTACATAATGTCTTAAAGTTATTTAGCAAAACTATCTTCCAGAATTCCATGTGAAACACCCCACCGTGTGGatgatcaaaacaagaaaataatttctccTTGCAAAGTTTGCATATAATGAATTTTATCATTCTAGCATAGTGCTTACCTCACACCGACTGAACTATCTTAATCAGTAAATTATGTATAAGTACATAATATGGGACCCCTTCTTGAATATGTTTGATTCATCCATAACCAGTCATAAAGCGGTACCTTAATGAATATATTAATGCACAAAAATTCAACATTGAAGCTCCAAATTTACGACAATCTAACATGATATTGTGTTCAGATCTATaccagaggaaaagaaaaacaagaaataatagaaaaaaattaaaacaaaaaaaggtttCAATCTCAATGCTTACAAATTAAATCACAGCTTACAAATTATAAGAACTTCACCAGTGCTAGACAGCTAGTAATAATTATTACCTGACCTAGCTTGATGTCTCCTCGATTTGGGTTGAAGAGCACATGTATATTTCCAACAATTAAACTTCGAGTAGGTGGAATCCTAAATATGCACATTCAACATCAGCTGCTTAACTAGTGACCCATGATTACAAGGATAATATAACAGAATATCCTGGAAAACCATTACAAGTACAGCTAATTCAATAGCCTCCCAGCTAAAAATGCAAAttcaacaatttaaatataaaatttgttcaAGAAATATGTGGAAtgaaaacaatggaaaaaaaatctattccTCCTTTTCTGAATAAAGTagagggttttttattttatttttattttttaacatttcaacTTTGCATGCCTATGGCATAGGACAATTGAGATGCTGTACAAGTTACAACTTACAACTCCAAAAGTTAAGTAACacccaatcattaaaatatgaagaggCCAGGTAAAAATAACATGTACATGTAACATATTATTGGAGGTATTTAACATACTAAATAAATTACGAAACAAAAACCTTATGGTTAGACTTGTCCTTAGTGTCCATTATTCCATCACAATAAAGAATGTATGAAACACAAATCCTATGGTTAAACTTGCTTTTGAGTTTTGACACAATATATTTGTGTAGCTTGATAAGATTCTTTGTTTAAAGCAGAAAGTTAAAAGAATGACAAATAAACCAGCTCAGATAGCAGATTTCCCAAAACAAGAACCTTTTTTGAGAGACGGTCAATGGTTCATTATCATTTCTACATTCAGGCACTTCCTATAATAGTTTCATGGTTAAATTTAGTTGGTGTTAAGGAGTCTTTCTGTATAGTTAATTGGTCATTTTCTCCTCACTCTTTATTTTAACAAAGATTCTTCATTTAAAGCAGAAGTTGAAATTATGATGAATACACCAGTTCAGATGGCAGATTTCCCAAAACTAGAACCTTCTTTCAGAGATGGTTGATGGTTCATTATCATTTCTAAGTTCAGGCACTTCCTATAATGGTTCAATGGTCAAATTTAGATGGTAGTAAGGAACCTTTCTTTATAGTTAGTTGGTCATTTTCTCCTCTTTTCTTACATCTATAGAgaaagttaaaaagaaattggaagaaaaaataacttataaggtgcatgaagcatggagaaacagtagatcaccttttcctccATTGCTCTTTGACCAAGGGGTTGTagcacagattatttcagttagcaaagatggattgggtttccccaaggagcatatctgacatgttttttttactaattttaatggtttcagatcttctaagagaggggtTGTTTTATGGCATGACGCGTGCATCGCGTTAATGTGGGTGGTGTGACGGGAAaggaatgcaaggatttttgaggatcaagcaaggaattcagggtatctttgggattctattcgtTTTTTGGCTTCTc is part of the Vitis riparia cultivar Riparia Gloire de Montpellier isolate 1030 chromosome 17, EGFV_Vit.rip_1.0, whole genome shotgun sequence genome and harbors:
- the LOC117934438 gene encoding carbon catabolite repressor protein 4 homolog 5 isoform X2: MFWKDDLFTLLHQENIEFQNFGLRHNVAQLCVLKMNRNQSNSDVDTKASQIPPTRSLIVGNIHVLFNPNRGDIKLGQMRLFLEKAHKLSQEWGCIPVVLAGDLNSMPQSALYQFLASSELDVQLHDRRKISGQVEHQSQHRAYRYQNEDASRSRPLVHRWSNEELRLATGSDGVTHLQHCLKLRSAYYGIPGCCRTRDNYGEPLATSYHSKFMGTVDYIWHSEELVPVRVLETLPVDILRKTGGLPSEKWGSDHLALVCELAFADDGSSS